A genomic region of Rhipicephalus sanguineus isolate Rsan-2018 chromosome 1, BIME_Rsan_1.4, whole genome shotgun sequence contains the following coding sequences:
- the LOC119392339 gene encoding cholesterol side-chain cleavage enzyme, mitochondrial-like — protein MFVEAHVASHIEENFGSPELFIPERWLKSNKDIWHHESYASLPFSYGPRMCLGRRMAELQICLFMVKVLLRYELHYDKEDVDIHGRLVYEPKTPVDIVFKKLPAPLGAKAPVL, from the exons ATGTTCGTCGAGGCGCACGTTGCTAGCCACATTGAGGAAAACTTCGGCAGCCCAGAACTTTTTATTCCCGAGCGCTGGCTCAAGTCGAACAAGGACATTTGGCACCATGAAAGCTACGCATCTCTGCCGTTCAGCTATGGACCGCGGATGTGCTTGGGTCGGAGGATGGCGGAGCTCCAAATATGTCTGTTCATGGTCAAG GTTCTGCTGAGGTACGAACTCCACTATGACAAAGAAGACGTGGACATTCACGGACGGCTGGTTTATGAGCCGAAGACTCCCGTAGACATTGTTTTCAAAAAACTTCCAGCGCCACTTGGTGCAAAGGCGCCAGTGTTATGA